A genome region from Populus alba chromosome 5, ASM523922v2, whole genome shotgun sequence includes the following:
- the LOC118029992 gene encoding uncharacterized protein: protein MNGHHLCNRQITVSYAYKKDTKGERHGTPAERVLAASNPTNQKSRPRTLFASGPPTLPTHANGAVIAPVPPRSFANGAVAPGPVPALHRPPPPIAAFTPMQVAGQPAWQGQPLQQGQPMPPPPVQFRPPPQNMPRPPPQAAPMFPRPPPQHMAMEAQPQVWQQPPPPQHFSGRPPMPQMLMQPRPPPNALPPPPPPPPPPPPPSS, encoded by the exons ATGAATGGTCACCATCTCTGCAACCGTCAGATAACAGTCTCATATGCGTACAAGAAAGACACTAAAGGGGAGCGCCATGGTACTCCAGCAG AGAGAGTTTTGGCTGCAAGCAATCCAACTAACCAAAAGAGCAGGCCCCGTACTCTGTTTGCTAGTGGACCTCCAACACTTCCCACTCATGCCAATGGTGCTGTGATTGCACCTGTTCCTCCACGGTCCTTTGCAAATGGCGCTGTTGCTCCAGGACCAGTTCCAGCACTGCACCGACCACCCCCACCAATTGCCGCATTCACACCGATGCAGGTGGCTGGACAACCAGCTTGGCAGGGTCAGCCACTGCAGCAAGGTCAACCAATGCCTCCACCTCCAGTTCAATTCAGGCCACCTCCTCAAAACATGCCTCGTCCTCCTCCACAGGCAGCTCCTATGTTCCCAAGGCCTCCCCCACAGCACATGGCAATGGAAGCCCAACCACAAGTTTGGCAacagccaccaccaccacagcATTTTTCTGGGAGGCCCCCTATGCCACAAATGTTGATGCAACCACGTCCTCCACCCAATGccctaccaccaccaccaccaccaccaccaccaccaccaccaccatcaagtTGA